The nucleotide sequence AGGACGTGGAGTCCTTGCGCGCTTTTGGCTTGGTCGGTTCGTGCAACCCGATGGGGGCCGGGAAGTGGAAGGACGACTACAACGGCCATTTTGCGGGCCGGCACGTGGTCATCCTCGAGGACAACGACGACCCGGGCCGGGAGCATGGGGCCATGGTGGCGAAGGCCCTCTATCCTGTAGCCGCCTCGGTTAAAGTGGTGGACCTGCCCGACCTCCCCGAGAAGGGGGACATCAGCGACTGGATTATCACCGGGGGCACCAAGGATGCCTTGCTTGCCCTGGCCGACCAGGCAGCCGCCTGGAAGCCCTCCTGGGCCATGGATTGCGTCAGCGCCGCCGACTTCATGAAAGTGGAGATTGTCCTTACTCCCTTGGTCGACGGCCTTCTCAACGAGCGCGAGAGCCTTCTTATTTGCGGGCCGTCCGGCCTGGGGAAAAGCGTCCTGACCCTCAATATGGCCCTGGCTTGTGGGTTAGGAGGCGACGCGGGGCTTTGGGGCATGTTCCCCCTTGTCCGTCCCCTTCGCACACTCTTCATTCAGTCGGAAAACAGCGCCGCCGGCACACAAGCCCGCCTACGCAAGATCATCCAGGCCATGCCCGAGATGGCCCCGGCCCTGGAAAACATCATCATGCCCCAGAACATCCGCATGACTGGGGAGCTTACAGACGAGGACTTTCAGCGCCGGATTGTGGATGCCTGCCGGCGGTTCTTCGTGGACCTTCTGGTCCTTGATCCGCTGATTTCCTTCCACGGCCAAGATGAAAACGACAATGCGTCGATGCGCCGGTCTTTGGACTGCCTGACGGCCATTTGCGACCAAGCCAACGTCGGCACCATCGTCGTGCATCATGTGGACAAACAGACCGCGGACAACGGCGTTTTCTCCGGGCGCGGTGCGTCGGCCATTGGCGATTGGGCGGCGAACATCCTGCTTATGAAGCCCGTGGAAATCGACGGCGAACGCTCCAACGTGATTGAGCTCCTGCACCAAAAGGCCCGCAACTTCGAGGCGGCCAAGCCATTCTTCCTGGAGCGGCGGGCGGACCTCTCTATGGTTCGTACGGATAACCCCAAGAAGCGTGGCAAGGACGCGGAGCCTATTCAAGTGGTGGTTGCTGCCCTTGAAGGGCTTGGAGGGAAGGTTGGTAGAAAAAAGGATCTCTACGATGCCGTGGCCGAAGCTACTGGTAAGCCGGATACGTCTGTTCGCCGTATCGTCCAGGTTGCGGTTGCTCAATGCGCCATCCACGAATGGGAGGGTGAAAAGCGCTCTCGGGGCATGGGGGGTGGGTACTGCCTGCCTCATTTCCGCCATTTCCGCCAAAACAGCTTGGCGGAAATAGAGAGGTATAAAGATGAATAAATTCAATGACCTGATTTCC is from Solidesulfovibrio sp. and encodes:
- a CDS encoding AAA family ATPase, whose product is MARIEKKDVLDRLDFRAFYGSELPELRGQGDEMNAPCPFHDDHGHHFYANAKTGFFKCQRCNAEGDVFRFFQDRHGVDFKDALNELATRAGLGNGNGNGNGQKRQQKNGDDHARPILANKTAFYHYKDEQDQYLFTTVRFEEPGKKKTFRQWCYDFERKEYDQTIKGVRLVPYNLPDVLQANEIFLVEGEKDVESLRAFGLVGSCNPMGAGKWKDDYNGHFAGRHVVILEDNDDPGREHGAMVAKALYPVAASVKVVDLPDLPEKGDISDWIITGGTKDALLALADQAAAWKPSWAMDCVSAADFMKVEIVLTPLVDGLLNERESLLICGPSGLGKSVLTLNMALACGLGGDAGLWGMFPLVRPLRTLFIQSENSAAGTQARLRKIIQAMPEMAPALENIIMPQNIRMTGELTDEDFQRRIVDACRRFFVDLLVLDPLISFHGQDENDNASMRRSLDCLTAICDQANVGTIVVHHVDKQTADNGVFSGRGASAIGDWAANILLMKPVEIDGERSNVIELLHQKARNFEAAKPFFLERRADLSMVRTDNPKKRGKDAEPIQVVVAALEGLGGKVGRKKDLYDAVAEATGKPDTSVRRIVQVAVAQCAIHEWEGEKRSRGMGGGYCLPHFRHFRQNSLAEIERYKDE